Proteins from a genomic interval of Bradyrhizobium sp. CCBAU 53340:
- a CDS encoding ABC transporter permease — MRRNGPLALIFHTIFVIVMVAPILVVCLVAFTPEGFLSLPTNGFSLRWFRTIAQYPEFIHAFWVSLGLGALSSFVALLFAVPAALAIARYRFRGRDALAALFLSPLMIPHVVLGIAFLRFFTSAGLGGSLAALIIAHVIIVFPFALRLTLAAATGMDRTVEMAAVSLGAGGWTLFRRVTLPLILPGVISGWALAFIQSFDDLTMTVFLAAPGTETLPVRMFLYIQDNIDPLVTSVSACVIAVTMTALILLDRFYGLDRVLAGKGDAGR; from the coding sequence ATGAGACGGAACGGCCCGCTCGCGCTGATCTTCCACACCATCTTCGTCATCGTCATGGTGGCGCCGATCCTGGTGGTCTGCCTCGTCGCCTTCACGCCCGAAGGCTTCCTGTCGCTGCCGACCAACGGTTTTTCGCTGCGCTGGTTCAGGACGATTGCGCAATATCCCGAATTCATCCATGCGTTCTGGGTGAGCCTCGGGCTCGGCGCGCTGTCCTCGTTCGTGGCGCTGCTGTTCGCGGTGCCTGCGGCACTCGCGATCGCGCGCTACCGCTTCCGTGGTCGCGATGCGCTGGCGGCGCTGTTCCTGTCACCACTGATGATCCCGCATGTCGTGCTCGGCATCGCCTTCCTGCGCTTCTTCACCTCGGCTGGCCTCGGCGGCAGTCTTGCGGCGCTGATCATCGCCCACGTCATCATCGTCTTTCCGTTCGCACTGCGGCTGACGCTGGCAGCGGCGACCGGCATGGACCGCACGGTCGAGATGGCCGCGGTCTCGCTCGGCGCCGGCGGTTGGACGCTGTTTCGCCGCGTGACGCTGCCGCTGATCCTGCCCGGCGTCATCAGCGGCTGGGCGCTCGCTTTCATCCAGTCCTTTGACGATCTCACCATGACCGTCTTTCTCGCGGCACCCGGCACGGAGACGTTGCCGGTGCGGATGTTCCTTTATATCCAGGACAACATCGATCCGCTCGTGACCTCGGTCTCGGCCTGCGTGATCGCTGTCACCATGACCGCCCTCATTCTGCTCGACCGCTTCTACGGGCTCGACCGCGTGCTCGCCGGCAAGGGCGATGCCGGGCGATAG
- a CDS encoding FAD-binding oxidoreductase: MTINVDAIVIGGGIHGCSTTLHLCLAGLKPVLIEKDYAGRHASGVNAGGVRQLARHVPEIPLSIRSMGIWEKISDLLDDDCSFESHGQVLVAENEEELAVCRARVAELNALGFTHEELIDAAELRRLVPAVAETCPGGVVSRRDGAANPAQTTTAFRRKAEQLGATVREGVAASNIRYGDGLWYVDVGADSYAAPVLVNAAGAWAGKIAADLGEPVPVETVAPMLMITSRVPHFIDPVVILRGRKLSFKQFKNGTVLIGGGHLATPYQDRNETVLDWKSLAISARTVFELFPVMRSATIVRAWAGIEAKMKDDIPVFGPSSRHKGLYHQFGFSLHGFQLGPGAGAVMAELIVNGGTQTRISDLGIERFHPSAR, translated from the coding sequence ATGACGATAAACGTGGATGCAATCGTCATTGGCGGCGGCATCCATGGATGCTCGACGACGCTGCATCTCTGCCTTGCCGGCCTGAAGCCGGTGCTGATCGAGAAGGACTATGCCGGCCGGCACGCCTCCGGCGTCAACGCGGGCGGTGTCCGCCAGCTCGCGCGGCACGTTCCCGAGATTCCGCTGTCGATCCGCTCGATGGGAATCTGGGAGAAGATTTCAGACCTTCTCGACGATGATTGCAGCTTCGAGAGCCATGGCCAGGTTCTGGTCGCGGAGAACGAGGAGGAGCTTGCGGTTTGCCGCGCGCGCGTGGCTGAACTCAACGCGCTCGGCTTTACCCATGAGGAGCTGATCGACGCCGCTGAGCTGCGGCGGCTGGTGCCTGCGGTGGCCGAGACCTGCCCCGGCGGCGTGGTGTCGCGCCGCGACGGCGCCGCCAATCCGGCGCAGACGACGACGGCGTTCCGCCGCAAGGCCGAGCAGTTGGGCGCGACCGTGCGCGAGGGCGTGGCTGCCAGCAACATCCGCTACGGCGATGGCCTTTGGTATGTCGATGTCGGAGCGGACAGTTATGCGGCGCCGGTGCTCGTCAACGCCGCCGGCGCCTGGGCCGGCAAGATCGCCGCTGATCTCGGCGAGCCGGTGCCGGTCGAGACCGTGGCGCCGATGCTGATGATCACCTCGCGCGTGCCGCATTTCATCGACCCCGTCGTGATCCTGCGCGGACGAAAGCTCTCCTTCAAGCAGTTCAAGAACGGCACCGTGCTGATCGGCGGCGGCCATCTGGCGACGCCCTATCAGGATCGCAACGAGACGGTGTTGGACTGGAAGAGCCTCGCGATCAGCGCCCGTACCGTGTTCGAGCTGTTCCCGGTGATGCGCAGCGCCACGATCGTCCGTGCCTGGGCCGGCATCGAGGCCAAGATGAAGGACGACATCCCCGTGTTTGGCCCCAGCAGCCGCCACAAGGGGCTCTATCACCAGTTCGGTTTCTCGCTGCACGGCTTCCAGCTCGGCCCCGGCGCCGGCGCCGTGATGGCGGAGCTGATCGTCAATGGCGGCACCCAGACCCGAATCAGCGATCTCGGCATCGAGCGCTTCCATCCTTCCGCGCGCTGA
- a CDS encoding ABC transporter permease, whose amino-acid sequence MSMAAEERSARAPWALTAPALMLFVGVLLIPLAMTVMLSFHDWGQYKGIEPVFILKNWREIATDPYYAEMFWRTFRIAIMTTLLTALLGAPEAYILNRMSGRWKSFFLLVILGPLLISVVARTLGWALLFGGNNGLVNKLLMSLGVIRFPIPFMFTETGMIVALAHVMMPFMVLSVWAALQRLDPQIENAAMSLGAGPVTIIRRIIVPQIMPGVLSGAIIVFSLSASAFATPAIIGGRRLKVAATLAYDEFLNTLNWPLGAAVATLLLVALVLIVVGSNALIERRYAEVFR is encoded by the coding sequence ATGAGCATGGCCGCGGAGGAACGCAGCGCGCGTGCGCCATGGGCGCTGACGGCGCCCGCCTTGATGCTGTTCGTCGGCGTGCTGCTGATTCCGCTAGCCATGACCGTGATGCTGTCGTTCCACGACTGGGGCCAGTACAAGGGTATCGAACCCGTCTTCATCCTGAAGAACTGGAGGGAGATCGCGACCGATCCCTATTACGCCGAGATGTTCTGGCGGACCTTTCGCATCGCGATCATGACCACGCTGCTCACCGCTCTGCTAGGCGCGCCCGAGGCCTACATCCTCAACCGCATGAGCGGCCGCTGGAAGAGCTTTTTCCTGCTGGTCATTCTCGGCCCGCTGTTGATCTCCGTGGTGGCGCGCACGCTCGGCTGGGCGCTGCTGTTCGGCGGCAACAACGGCCTCGTCAACAAGCTCCTGATGTCGCTTGGCGTGATCCGTTTCCCCATTCCCTTCATGTTCACCGAAACAGGCATGATTGTCGCGCTCGCACATGTGATGATGCCGTTCATGGTGCTGTCGGTGTGGGCGGCGCTGCAGCGGCTCGATCCGCAGATCGAGAATGCCGCGATGTCGCTCGGCGCCGGCCCTGTTACCATCATCCGCCGCATCATCGTGCCGCAGATCATGCCCGGCGTGCTGTCGGGCGCGATCATCGTGTTCTCGCTCTCGGCCAGCGCCTTCGCGACGCCAGCGATCATCGGCGGTCGCCGGCTCAAGGTCGCGGCGACGCTGGCCTATGACGAATTCCTCAACACGCTGAACTGGCCGCTCGGCGCGGCGGTCGCGACGCTGCTGCTGGTCGCGCTGGTGCTGATCGTGGTCGGCAGCAACGCGCTGATCGAGCGCCGCTATGCGGAGGTGTTCCGATGA
- a CDS encoding ABC transporter ATP-binding protein, translating into MAYLELDRVSKQFGAMTVVDDFSLAVGKGEFISFLGPSGCGKTTTLQMIAGFLDPTRGAIRLEGKDLTAIHPATRGLGIVFQSYALFPHMTAAENVAFGLEMRNVPRADRAERVRAALAMVGLAGYEDRHPRRMSGGQQQRVALARALVIKPSVLLLDEPLSNLDAKLREEMQIELRQIQRTIGTTTILVTHDQNEAMSLSDRIVVMSQGKIEQIGTPQETYEKPASAFVSQFLGKTNDFSGTIDRTETPARIVAGSWSGPAPAGLNGAVTVSIRPERIGFGDAGLSAKIVTRIFQGNHWLFQCDSECGPAIVIRQNDGMTQPAEGDVVHLSWRPEDMSVRARGA; encoded by the coding sequence ATGGCCTATCTCGAGCTCGATCGGGTCTCAAAGCAGTTCGGTGCGATGACTGTGGTCGACGACTTCAGTCTCGCCGTGGGCAAGGGGGAGTTCATCTCCTTCCTCGGCCCCTCCGGTTGCGGCAAGACCACGACGTTGCAGATGATCGCAGGCTTCCTTGATCCCACGCGCGGCGCGATCCGCCTGGAGGGCAAGGACCTCACCGCAATCCATCCGGCCACGCGTGGCCTCGGGATCGTGTTCCAGAGCTATGCGCTGTTTCCGCACATGACCGCGGCGGAGAACGTCGCCTTCGGCCTCGAGATGCGCAATGTGCCGCGCGCTGACAGGGCCGAACGCGTTCGCGCCGCGCTCGCGATGGTCGGGCTCGCCGGTTACGAGGACCGCCATCCGCGCCGCATGTCCGGTGGACAGCAGCAGCGCGTGGCGCTGGCGCGGGCGCTGGTGATCAAGCCGAGCGTGCTGCTGCTCGACGAGCCCTTGTCCAACCTCGACGCCAAGCTGCGCGAGGAGATGCAGATCGAGCTGCGCCAGATCCAGCGCACCATCGGCACCACCACCATCCTGGTCACCCATGACCAGAACGAGGCGATGTCGCTGTCCGACCGCATCGTGGTGATGAGTCAGGGCAAGATCGAGCAGATCGGCACGCCGCAAGAAACTTATGAGAAGCCGGCCTCGGCCTTCGTCTCGCAGTTCTTGGGCAAGACCAACGATTTCTCCGGAACGATCGATCGAACCGAAACACCGGCACGCATCGTCGCCGGTTCGTGGAGTGGGCCGGCGCCCGCCGGCCTGAACGGTGCAGTCACGGTCAGCATTCGCCCCGAACGCATTGGCTTCGGCGATGCCGGCCTCAGCGCAAAGATCGTCACCCGCATCTTCCAGGGCAATCACTGGCTATTCCAGTGCGACAGCGAATGCGGCCCGGCGATCGTGATCCGCCAGAACGACGGCATGACACAACCAGCCGAAGGTGACGTGGTCCACCTCAGCTGGCGTCCCGAGGACATGAGCGTCCGCGCGAGGGGCGCATGA
- a CDS encoding NAD(P)/FAD-dependent oxidoreductase — MSVAPKREDYDVVVIGAGPAGLAAAATSAEAGLTTLLLDENIGPGGQVFRAISSTPVTDRNQLGADYWVGADLVQALRASNAEVIHRATVWSLDRNLDIAVSIGGASAFVKARRVILATGALERPFPIPGWTLPGVMTAGAAQTMLKSSALVPDGRTVIAGQGPLLWLLAAQILRLGGRIDRILDTTERGNYFAALPHAFAFLTSPYFMKGLSMMREVKAKVQVVSGVTELAASGDGQLASVSYVAGGKRETIAVDLLLLHQGVVPNVNLAMSASIEHRWDELQLCWSPVLDASGNSSVAGIAIAGDGAGIGGANAAVVRGRIAARAAVEALAPAVVAKLPAMATLRTDLAKAERGRLFLDTLFRPAPQFRIPSGDTIVCRCEEVTAKDVLDSVAIGATGPNQLKAYRRTGMGPCQGRLCGLTVTELMAQARGKTPQEIGYYRLRAPVKPITLAELAAVPKTEEDVKAVVRG; from the coding sequence ATGAGCGTGGCTCCCAAGCGCGAAGATTACGACGTCGTGGTGATCGGCGCAGGGCCCGCCGGCCTTGCTGCCGCGGCGACGTCGGCCGAAGCAGGTCTTACGACGCTGCTGCTCGACGAGAACATCGGCCCCGGCGGCCAGGTGTTCCGCGCCATTTCCTCGACGCCGGTGACCGATCGCAACCAGCTCGGTGCCGACTATTGGGTTGGTGCCGATCTCGTGCAGGCGCTGCGCGCGAGCAATGCCGAGGTCATCCACCGCGCCACGGTCTGGAGCCTCGACCGCAATCTCGACATCGCCGTCTCGATCGGCGGCGCGTCCGCCTTCGTCAAGGCCAGGCGCGTGATCCTGGCGACCGGCGCGCTGGAGCGGCCGTTCCCGATTCCCGGCTGGACGCTGCCGGGCGTGATGACCGCAGGCGCCGCGCAGACGATGTTGAAATCGTCGGCGCTGGTGCCTGACGGCCGCACCGTGATCGCGGGGCAGGGGCCGCTGCTCTGGCTGCTGGCCGCGCAGATCCTGCGTCTCGGCGGCCGTATTGATCGCATCCTCGACACCACCGAGCGCGGCAACTATTTCGCGGCATTGCCGCACGCGTTCGCGTTCCTCACCTCGCCCTATTTCATGAAGGGCCTGTCGATGATGCGCGAAGTGAAGGCCAAGGTTCAGGTCGTCTCCGGCGTGACCGAGCTTGCGGCGTCCGGTGACGGCCAGCTTGCAAGCGTGAGCTATGTCGCCGGTGGCAAGCGCGAGACCATTGCTGTCGATCTGTTGCTCCTGCATCAGGGCGTCGTGCCCAACGTCAATCTGGCGATGTCTGCTAGCATCGAGCATCGTTGGGACGAGCTGCAATTGTGCTGGTCGCCGGTGCTGGACGCGAGCGGCAATTCGTCGGTCGCGGGCATCGCGATCGCCGGTGACGGCGCCGGCATTGGCGGCGCGAATGCGGCCGTGGTTCGTGGCCGAATAGCTGCTCGTGCTGCAGTCGAAGCGCTGGCGCCTGCGGTTGTCGCAAAGCTGCCCGCAATGGCGACGCTTCGCACCGATCTCGCCAAGGCCGAGCGCGGCCGCCTCTTCCTTGACACGCTGTTCCGCCCCGCGCCGCAGTTCCGCATTCCCTCGGGCGATACCATCGTCTGTCGCTGCGAAGAGGTCACCGCGAAGGATGTGCTCGATTCCGTCGCGATCGGCGCGACCGGGCCTAACCAGCTCAAGGCCTACCGCCGCACCGGCATGGGCCCGTGCCAGGGCCGGCTCTGCGGTCTCACCGTGACCGAGCTGATGGCGCAAGCGCGCGGCAAGACCCCGCAGGAGATCGGCTATTACCGGCTGCGCGCACCGGTGAAACCGATTACGCTCGCCGAGCTCGCCGCCGTTCCGAAAACGGAAGAAGACGTCAAGGCGGTGGTGCGCGGATGA
- a CDS encoding LysR family transcriptional regulator yields the protein MFLSFRALDLNLLKVFEALMTEGSVTRAASALTMTQPAVSNALARLRDALGDPLFVRSGTGIRPTQRAVVLWEPIGEALENVRSALDEQVFDPARAQTEFTLSMSDYVASLVMPNLLNHLGEVAPKARVHTVPNTILEIADQLEGNRVDCVLSVYVNEAQQPTAIRSRSLWTVDYACFMRRGHPLAAQKRLSTRTFLNAGHVDVTLAGKRLPTYDLFLASRGLSRNLVATVNHYSAAYEIVRQTDLIAVLPSDLRSQSRHAPFLHAMPLPLKAPARIVSLFWHQRNDTVPAQRWLRETLVEMFAKSE from the coding sequence ATGTTCTTGTCCTTCCGCGCGCTCGACCTCAACCTGCTGAAAGTCTTCGAGGCGTTGATGACCGAGGGCAGCGTCACGCGCGCGGCGAGCGCGCTGACGATGACTCAGCCCGCCGTCAGCAACGCGCTCGCCCGCCTGCGTGATGCGCTCGGCGATCCCCTGTTCGTGCGGTCAGGCACCGGGATCCGCCCGACCCAGCGCGCCGTCGTTCTCTGGGAGCCGATCGGCGAGGCGCTGGAAAACGTCCGCAGCGCGCTCGACGAACAGGTGTTCGATCCCGCCCGCGCGCAGACCGAGTTCACCCTGTCGATGTCGGATTATGTCGCCTCGCTGGTGATGCCGAATTTGCTGAACCATCTCGGCGAGGTCGCACCCAAGGCACGGGTCCACACCGTGCCCAACACCATCCTGGAGATCGCCGATCAGCTCGAGGGCAATCGGGTCGATTGCGTGCTGAGCGTCTATGTCAACGAGGCGCAACAACCGACGGCCATTCGCTCACGCTCGCTCTGGACCGTCGACTACGCCTGCTTCATGCGGCGGGGCCACCCGCTCGCGGCCCAGAAGCGGCTGAGCACGCGCACATTCCTGAACGCGGGGCATGTCGACGTGACCTTGGCCGGGAAGCGCCTGCCGACTTACGATCTCTTCCTCGCCTCGCGCGGGCTGTCGCGCAATCTGGTCGCAACCGTCAATCATTACAGCGCTGCCTATGAGATCGTGCGCCAGACCGATCTGATCGCCGTGCTGCCGAGCGATCTCCGTTCGCAGTCGCGCCACGCGCCGTTCCTGCATGCGATGCCGCTGCCGCTCAAAGCGCCGGCGCGCATCGTCAGCCTGTTCTGGCACCAGCGCAACGACACCGTGCCGGCGCAGCGCTGGCTGCGCGAGACCCTGGTCGAGATGTTCGCCAAGTCGGAATGA
- a CDS encoding MFS transporter, producing the protein MSMISARIERLPFARFHTHLLLMGGLGYMFDAMDAAVLAFILPVLRTAWNLSSVQIGVLGSSTYIGFLFGALFAGMLGDLIGRRAVMMSALALYCAASIVSATVDTWPAFFVARIVAGMGTGAESAIIAPYLAEFVARRFRGSFTGSLAGFFSFGFVAAALLGYFIVPSYDNGWRIVLVITAVPVVMLLWWRRALPESPRWLESRGREKEAEAVLDRIEAVFVREGRVLPPPVVEVVPPAGTSGTLLANFAALLAARQARITIMTWIMWLAITFSYYSFFVWIPGLLVQNGMSITKSFGYSIAIYCAQIPGYFSAAYFNERIGRQATIATYMVLGGVSALGLAFAQTDQHIMVAGILLSLFMNGTYAGVYAYTAEVFPTPIRTTGAGLASAIGRIGAIVSPILVGYLYPNFGFAGVFGVTTTVLLLGAVTVVLMGVPTRGRSLEEIAAGETA; encoded by the coding sequence ATGTCGATGATATCGGCGCGCATCGAGCGCCTTCCGTTTGCACGCTTCCACACGCATCTGTTGCTGATGGGTGGGCTCGGCTACATGTTCGACGCGATGGACGCGGCGGTGCTGGCCTTCATTCTGCCGGTGCTGCGCACCGCGTGGAATCTGTCGAGCGTCCAGATCGGCGTGCTCGGCAGCAGCACCTATATCGGCTTCCTGTTCGGCGCCCTGTTCGCCGGCATGCTCGGTGATCTCATTGGCCGCCGCGCCGTGATGATGTCGGCACTGGCGCTGTATTGCGCGGCCTCCATCGTCAGCGCGACGGTCGATACCTGGCCGGCGTTCTTCGTCGCCCGCATCGTGGCCGGAATGGGCACCGGCGCGGAGAGCGCGATCATTGCGCCCTATCTTGCGGAGTTCGTGGCACGGCGCTTCCGCGGCAGTTTCACCGGCTCGCTGGCCGGCTTCTTCTCCTTCGGCTTCGTCGCCGCGGCCTTGCTTGGCTACTTCATCGTGCCCTCGTATGACAACGGCTGGCGCATTGTGCTGGTGATCACGGCGGTGCCTGTTGTCATGCTGCTGTGGTGGCGACGCGCTCTGCCGGAATCGCCGCGCTGGCTTGAGAGCCGCGGACGGGAGAAGGAAGCCGAAGCCGTGCTCGACCGCATCGAGGCGGTCTTTGTGCGTGAGGGCCGTGTCCTGCCGCCGCCGGTGGTCGAAGTTGTCCCTCCCGCCGGGACCAGTGGAACGCTGCTGGCCAATTTCGCGGCGCTTCTGGCAGCGCGCCAGGCCCGCATCACCATCATGACCTGGATCATGTGGCTTGCGATCACCTTCAGCTATTACTCCTTCTTCGTCTGGATCCCCGGCCTGCTGGTCCAGAACGGCATGAGCATCACCAAGAGCTTCGGCTATTCGATCGCGATCTACTGCGCGCAGATCCCGGGCTATTTCAGCGCCGCCTATTTCAACGAGCGCATCGGCCGGCAGGCGACGATTGCGACCTACATGGTGCTCGGCGGCGTCAGCGCGCTCGGCCTTGCCTTCGCGCAGACGGACCAGCACATCATGGTGGCGGGCATTCTGCTGTCGCTGTTCATGAACGGCACCTATGCCGGCGTCTATGCCTACACCGCCGAAGTGTTCCCGACCCCGATCAGAACCACAGGTGCCGGGCTTGCATCGGCGATCGGCCGCATCGGCGCGATCGTTTCGCCGATCCTGGTCGGCTATCTCTATCCCAATTTCGGCTTCGCCGGCGTGTTCGGCGTCACCACCACCGTGCTGCTGCTGGGGGCGGTCACCGTCGTCCTGATGGGCGTGCCGACGCGCGGCCGCTCGCTGGAAGAAATCGCGGCGGGTGAAACCGCATGA
- a CDS encoding GAF domain-containing protein, translating to MRRTRRPADPLLCAVAAAQDRADQPGALFAALDEALKSAIGHKLFTILTYDGDTCEAARVYSNRPGPYPTGGRKRLAPGPWTEAVLDSGQAYIGRTQDDLRTVFPDHELIASLDCASVLNMPVRWRGRTFGSLNLLHEAGWYDEDDVAACLPFAQLALPALLPIA from the coding sequence ATGAGACGGACCAGACGCCCGGCCGATCCGCTGCTCTGCGCCGTTGCGGCGGCACAGGACAGGGCGGATCAGCCGGGGGCGCTCTTTGCGGCGCTGGATGAAGCCCTGAAGTCGGCGATCGGGCACAAGCTGTTCACGATCCTGACCTACGACGGCGATACCTGCGAAGCCGCGCGGGTCTATTCCAATCGGCCGGGTCCATACCCCACCGGCGGGCGCAAGCGCCTCGCGCCGGGACCGTGGACAGAAGCCGTGCTCGATTCCGGCCAAGCCTATATCGGCCGGACGCAGGACGATCTGCGCACCGTGTTCCCCGATCATGAACTGATCGCTTCGCTTGACTGCGCCAGCGTGCTCAACATGCCGGTGCGCTGGCGGGGCCGAACGTTCGGCTCGCTCAATCTGCTTCACGAAGCCGGCTGGTACGACGAGGACGACGTCGCCGCGTGTCTCCCGTTCGCCCAGCTCGCGCTGCCGGCGCTGCTTCCGATTGCCTGA
- a CDS encoding (2Fe-2S)-binding protein: MFRRSEQDKRPQVQIFVDGVAVAARQGDTVSAALLASGRDVRRSTAVSGAPRLPYCMMGVCFDCLVTIDGVGNRQGCLVPVAEGMQIEIQKGKREIGR, encoded by the coding sequence ATGTTTAGACGATCCGAACAGGACAAACGTCCGCAAGTGCAGATCTTCGTCGACGGCGTCGCCGTCGCGGCACGCCAGGGCGACACCGTTTCCGCTGCGCTGCTGGCCTCCGGTCGGGACGTGCGGCGTTCCACGGCAGTCAGCGGCGCACCACGCCTGCCCTATTGCATGATGGGCGTGTGCTTCGACTGCCTCGTCACCATCGACGGCGTCGGCAACCGCCAGGGCTGCCTCGTGCCGGTCGCCGAGGGCATGCAGATCGAAATCCAGAAGGGCAAGCGGGAGATCGGACGATGA
- a CDS encoding FAD-binding oxidoreductase, giving the protein MSREYDVAVMGGGLLGSAIAWGLGRLGKAVAVLDEGDITKRASRANFALVWVQSKGLGMPAYTVWTVRASQAWGRLASELKQQTGLDVALQQNGGFHLTLGEDEFGQRTELVKRMHNQTGAADYKMEMLRPSEIKNALPLIGPEVSGGSYCPLDGHVNSLRTFRAFHTGFKAFGIDYFPERPVSAISKSGGEFRLATPKGELRAAKIVLAAGNANQTLAPMVGLHAPMGPTRGQVVVTERTVPFLPHPLTTIRQTDEGTVMIGDSKEDELDDRTLKPSISGVMADRAQRMFPHLSRLNVIRSWSGIRVMPQDGFPIYDQSETHPGAFVACCHSGVTLASNHAFEVARMVAQGALEPELVGAFSASRFGGAGAANNSGY; this is encoded by the coding sequence ATGTCTAGAGAATACGACGTCGCCGTGATGGGCGGCGGATTGCTCGGCTCCGCCATTGCCTGGGGCCTCGGCCGGCTCGGCAAGGCCGTGGCCGTGCTCGACGAAGGCGACATCACCAAGCGCGCTTCGCGTGCGAATTTCGCGCTGGTCTGGGTGCAGAGCAAAGGGCTTGGTATGCCCGCTTATACCGTCTGGACCGTGCGGGCCTCGCAGGCGTGGGGCCGCCTGGCCTCCGAACTGAAGCAGCAGACAGGTCTCGATGTCGCGCTTCAGCAGAACGGCGGCTTTCACCTCACGCTCGGCGAGGACGAATTCGGCCAGCGCACCGAGCTCGTCAAGCGCATGCACAACCAGACGGGCGCGGCCGACTATAAGATGGAGATGCTGCGGCCCTCCGAGATCAAGAACGCGCTGCCGCTGATCGGGCCCGAGGTCTCCGGCGGCAGCTATTGTCCGCTCGACGGCCACGTCAATTCGCTGCGCACGTTCCGCGCCTTCCACACCGGCTTCAAGGCGTTCGGCATCGATTATTTTCCGGAGCGCCCGGTTTCGGCGATCAGCAAGAGCGGCGGCGAATTCCGCCTGGCCACGCCGAAAGGCGAGCTGCGTGCCGCCAAAATCGTGCTCGCGGCCGGCAACGCCAACCAGACGCTGGCGCCGATGGTCGGTCTCCATGCACCGATGGGCCCGACCCGTGGCCAGGTCGTGGTGACCGAACGCACGGTGCCGTTCCTGCCGCATCCGCTGACCACGATCCGCCAGACCGACGAGGGCACGGTGATGATCGGCGACAGCAAGGAAGATGAGCTCGACGACCGCACGCTGAAGCCTTCGATCAGCGGCGTGATGGCCGATCGCGCGCAGCGCATGTTCCCGCATCTGTCGCGGCTCAATGTTATCAGGAGCTGGTCTGGCATCCGCGTCATGCCGCAGGACGGCTTTCCGATCTACGACCAGTCGGAGACGCATCCCGGCGCCTTCGTCGCCTGCTGCCATTCCGGCGTGACGCTCGCCTCCAACCACGCCTTCGAGGTTGCGCGCATGGTGGCGCAGGGCGCGCTCGAGCCTGAGTTGGTCGGCGCATTCTCCGCGAGCCGCTTCGGCGGTGCGGGCGCGGCGAACAACAGCGGCTACTAA